A stretch of Bradyrhizobium sp. CCBAU 53338 DNA encodes these proteins:
- a CDS encoding dienelactone hydrolase family protein, protein MGQDIRLTASDNFQLGAYRADPSGNPKGAAVVIQEIFGVNHHIRSVCDRLAGEGYVAIAPSIFDRTTPGFQSGYTPDEIAEARKFVANPDWSAMLRDTQAAIDAVKSVGPVGIIGFCLGGSVAFVAATRLNGLKAAIGYYGGAVVRFADEKPKVPTQLHFGEKDAGIPLADVETVKAKRPDVEVFIYPGAQHGFHCDERPSYDKASSDIAWPRSMAFFAKHLT, encoded by the coding sequence GTGGGACAAGACATCAGACTGACGGCCTCCGACAATTTCCAGCTCGGCGCCTATCGCGCCGATCCCTCGGGCAACCCGAAGGGCGCGGCGGTGGTGATCCAGGAGATCTTTGGCGTCAATCATCACATCCGTTCGGTCTGCGACCGCCTCGCCGGCGAAGGCTATGTCGCGATCGCGCCGTCGATCTTCGACCGAACCACGCCGGGCTTCCAGTCCGGCTACACGCCCGACGAGATCGCCGAAGCGCGCAAGTTCGTCGCCAATCCCGATTGGAGCGCGATGCTGCGCGACACACAGGCTGCGATCGACGCGGTGAAGAGCGTCGGCCCGGTCGGCATCATCGGCTTCTGTCTCGGCGGCAGCGTCGCCTTTGTCGCGGCGACGCGGCTGAACGGCCTCAAGGCCGCGATCGGCTATTACGGCGGCGCCGTGGTGCGCTTCGCCGACGAGAAGCCGAAGGTGCCGACGCAGTTGCATTTCGGCGAGAAGGATGCCGGCATTCCCCTCGCCGACGTCGAGACCGTCAAGGCGAAGCGGCCCGATGTCGAGGTCTTCATCTATCCGGGCGCCCAGCACGGCTTCCATTGCGACGAGCGGCCGAGCTACGACAAGGCCAGTTCCGACATCGCCTGGCCGCGCAGCATGGCGTTCTTTGCGAAGCATTTGACGTAA